A stretch of the Lolium perenne isolate Kyuss_39 chromosome 3, Kyuss_2.0, whole genome shotgun sequence genome encodes the following:
- the LOC127340714 gene encoding paired amphipathic helix protein Sin3-like 4, with protein MARADEAFRAESRATVFFGVVTSKSDPLTFDDSLRFVRKVKARDHMLYLSLFDILGRMDLSQLEAYRALQLLFRDHPDLCEELEKFRPPMPAKQAPNNIWPWVFVCAVPLVAVSLIPALGNPVLWFVQQTLGEKMKAAA; from the exons ATGGCTAGAGCAGATGAGGCGTTCCGGGCAGAGTCGAGAGCCACGGTCTTCTTTGGTGTTGTTACATCTAAATCCGACCCACTGACGTTTGATGATTCCCTCAGATTTGTCAGGAAAGTGAAG GCCCGTGATCACATGTTATACCTGTCATTGTTCGACATTCTCGGCAGAATGGACTTGTCCCAGCTGGAGGCCTACCGAGCG TTGCAGCTGCTGTTCCGAGATCACCCTGACCTGTGCGAAGAGCTGGAGAAGTTCAGACCCCCCATGCCCGCGAAACAGGCGCCGAACAATATCTGGCCATGGGTCTTCGTGTGTGCTGTCCCTCTGGTCGCAGTGAGCCTGATCCCGGCGCTGGGGAACCCGGTGCTGTGGTTCGTCCAGCAGACGCTCGGCGAGAAAATGAAGGCGGCGGCGTGA